Proteins from one Coleofasciculus chthonoplastes PCC 7420 genomic window:
- a CDS encoding two-partner secretion domain-containing protein yields MNQSWKHWWWTFAGIVGISGVFAFWDTAAVAQITPDTSLGTENSVVTPNVDIQGLPADLIEGGATRGAALFHSFSEFNVGEGLRVYFANPVGIETIFSRVTGSDVSNILGTLGVDGGASLFLLNPNGIIFGENARLDIAGSFVASTANSVVFENGVEFSATNPEAPPLLTINLTPGLQYGSNSNGRIANAGTLEVGQDLTLGADNLDLQGQLEAGANLTLTAKDTVTIRDTVAHPFIATAGEQLLVQGNQTVDIFALNHPDSGLFSGGNMVLRSANTVGGDAHYWSGGSFAIEQLDGSLGGLSSPNDPIIRANGDVAFNFYEGASLHILAGGSVTIPRYVWIQGADPMNGIAEEVILSDGTTVGIDGRIQPTLDIRAGTTAFGTPFLNTGEPTSADIRVGTILFAYPASDPTNGLIIPLSGTVLLSNQYQPNSSLNGDIQIVATQGGVLTGVAIGNSSVEGGGDIFVDARNTIILNGLVSASSFGFANALGQGGDVNFIAQNDIIFMPNSSIDNSGLLAGDVFLQSQGNVSFDSSGIVSNNFGTIPGLKGGNINLTARSLSLTNGAQLNTSTFGRADAGNVTINVSDAITMVGGGFPTGIQSNVESGANANGGNINIVAGSLSILDGAQVQTLVRQAAGNVLAGQGNAGNININVRDVFTLDGINIWPSRVTSNLDFRATGRGGNIDIEAGSLSITNGAQLTASTLGLGDAGNIDINVSDAITMVGGGFFTGIQSNVESGANANGGNINVVAGSLSILDGAQVQTLVRQAAGTVPAGQGNAGNININVRDAFTLDGVNFVPSSVISGLDFRATGKGGNIDIEAGSFSVTNGAQLTASTFGLGDAGNIDINVSNHLTVAGVNAGFTSRFTSNVGVGGVGNGGDINIQTNSLSITDGAQVQTLVREAAGNAPAGQGNAGNININVRDAFTLDGVNVAPSTVTSDLDFGATGRAGNIDIEAGSFSITNGAQLSANTFGLGDAGNIDIDVSNNFTVAGVNAGLPSRVTSKVGVGGVGNGGDINIQANSLSVTDGAGVQTFVSKAAGTVPAGQGNAGNININVRDAFTLDGVNFVPSTVTSSLGVRATGRGGDIDIEAGSFSVTNGAQLTASTWGLGDAGNIDINVSNNLTVAGVNAGFPSKVASNVEVGGVGNGGDINIQANSLSITDGAGVQALVNRAFNSFPAGQGNAGNITVTASESIELIGALANGLFSNLLTQTESGTTGNSGNLSITTGRLTVRDGARVSTSVAGIGKGGNLTVAASDSVEVIGTVTTANGIRYSSLITQTEELGGNAGNLTLETGRLLVQDGNLSTTTFSAGEGGNLSVTADLVEARGLFAGLGALAGSSGDAGDLTIDTEKLIIQDGAVVSTLTLGEGQAGNLNVTARESVEVNGMSPDGQAVSSLSTETYSRANAGDLTISTRQLSIRDGAKVSASSFGAGNGGNLTVTASEFIELSGISPDGQTFSNLSASASGTGTGGNVNISTGRLTVREGAAVSTLTAGKGDGGDIVVTASELVEVIGIAPNNRAPSGISTQATLESEGNAGDLTINTEQLVVRDGSQVSAGTLGRGDGGTLTVTASESVDLMGSSGLVTNTELAMGGDAGDLTINTERLIVRDGAQVLTSTLGRGDGGTLSINASELIQVIGEAANGRPSVLATGTREEATGNAGNLNLETSQLIIRDGAGVLASTFGSGNGGKLSINASELVQVIGEAANGQPSFLWTQTNEEATGNAGNLNLDTSQLIIQDGGQVSTLTSSLGKGGDLTIETLDFVEVVGTTTDGSIPSNLSAGSLGNSDSGDLRINTGRLLIRDGGQSTTGTFGAGKGGNLIVDASEFVEVTGTGLRGNNSALSTIAASGSTGDAGDLLQIDTGKLIIRNRGAVAASTFGTGAAGGLVINASESVSLNNQARLLTNSMSVGKAGDMRITTPQLTLQDNSQVSAATVSSQGGGITLQGLDTLQVNNSFISASTETGTAGKLTVNAADSVQLTGAGGLSVEATNGGTAGDLTVTTQELQVNEGAQVTVSSPQGQAGNLTIAADSIVLNQGTIFAETGISGAQGGANITLDDLNLLFLENESLISASALADANGGNVTIDSTFIIALPPTGTEGSDIIANAVQGNGGQVSVTTQGLFDIAFRPQRTPLNDITVSSEFGLDGVFVENRPDIDPNRGLTELENNFVDAERLIDRSCNAGGAALASSFIFTGRGGIPPSPLDVLESDVMVSNWVSLDEETPTQTQPESVTPNSSQPRQIIEAQGWVKLANGQIILVAESPTVTPQVNWQNATGCESPE; encoded by the coding sequence ATGAATCAAAGCTGGAAACATTGGTGGTGGACATTCGCCGGAATTGTTGGAATTAGCGGCGTTTTTGCATTCTGGGATACGGCTGCTGTCGCTCAGATTACACCGGATACTAGCCTGGGAACTGAAAATTCCGTGGTTACGCCCAATGTGGATATTCAGGGACTTCCGGCGGATTTAATTGAAGGCGGGGCGACACGCGGCGCGGCGTTGTTTCACAGTTTCTCAGAGTTTAATGTTGGCGAGGGATTGCGGGTTTATTTCGCGAATCCGGTGGGAATTGAAACGATTTTCAGTCGGGTGACGGGGAGTGATGTCTCGAATATTTTGGGAACGTTGGGGGTAGATGGGGGTGCGAGTTTATTTTTGTTGAATCCCAATGGGATTATTTTTGGAGAAAATGCGCGGTTAGATATCGCGGGTTCGTTTGTGGCGTCTACGGCGAATTCTGTGGTGTTTGAAAATGGGGTGGAGTTTAGCGCCACGAATCCTGAAGCACCACCGTTATTAACGATTAATCTAACGCCGGGATTGCAGTATGGGTCAAATTCAAACGGACGAATTGCCAATGCTGGAACGTTAGAAGTGGGGCAAGATTTGACCCTAGGGGCAGATAATCTGGATTTACAAGGTCAATTAGAGGCTGGGGCAAATCTGACGCTTACGGCGAAAGATACGGTAACAATACGGGATACTGTAGCACATCCATTTATTGCCACGGCTGGAGAACAGTTGCTGGTTCAAGGAAATCAAACGGTAGATATTTTTGCCTTGAATCATCCCGATAGTGGCTTGTTTTCCGGTGGGAATATGGTGTTGCGAAGTGCCAACACTGTAGGAGGTGATGCTCACTATTGGAGTGGGGGGAGTTTTGCGATTGAGCAGTTAGATGGAAGTTTGGGAGGGTTATCTAGTCCCAATGATCCAATTATTCGCGCCAATGGAGATGTAGCGTTTAATTTTTACGAAGGCGCATCTCTACACATCCTTGCTGGAGGTAGTGTCACCATTCCTCGCTATGTCTGGATTCAAGGTGCAGATCCTATGAACGGTATTGCTGAGGAGGTTATCTTATCTGATGGGACTACAGTAGGTATTGATGGACGTATTCAGCCAACTCTTGATATTCGAGCCGGAACTACAGCGTTTGGAACTCCATTTCTCAATACAGGTGAGCCAACAAGTGCAGATATTAGAGTTGGCACAATATTGTTTGCTTACCCTGCATCTGATCCTACCAACGGACTGATTATACCTCTGTCAGGAACGGTTCTATTAAGTAATCAATACCAGCCCAATTCCTCACTTAATGGTGATATTCAAATTGTAGCTACACAGGGAGGGGTATTGACGGGTGTGGCAATCGGAAATAGTAGTGTTGAGGGCGGTGGCGATATATTTGTTGATGCTCGCAACACGATTATACTCAATGGTCTAGTTTCTGCCTCTTCTTTTGGATTCGCTAATGCTCTGGGTCAGGGTGGTGATGTTAACTTTATAGCCCAAAATGACATCATTTTCATGCCTAACTCGAGTATCGATAATTCTGGTTTATTGGCAGGTGATGTCTTCCTTCAAAGTCAAGGAAATGTCTCTTTTGATAGCAGTGGTATTGTCAGTAACAACTTTGGGACAATACCTGGATTGAAGGGAGGAAATATTAACCTTACAGCTCGGTCGCTTTCCTTAACTAATGGAGCTCAACTCAATACCAGCACTTTTGGAAGAGCCGATGCCGGAAATGTGACGATTAATGTCTCAGATGCAATAACTATGGTTGGAGGAGGATTCCCTACCGGAATTCAGAGCAATGTCGAATCCGGCGCAAATGCTAATGGGGGGAATATAAATATTGTAGCTGGGTCACTGTCTATTCTTGATGGCGCTCAAGTACAAACCCTCGTTCGTCAAGCTGCTGGTAACGTTCTTGCCGGACAAGGCAATGCTGGCAACATCAATATTAATGTTCGGGATGTTTTTACCCTTGATGGTATCAATATTTGGCCAAGTAGAGTTACTAGCAATTTAGATTTTAGAGCTACAGGCAGAGGCGGAAATATTGATATTGAAGCAGGTTCGTTATCTATCACCAATGGTGCTCAGTTAACTGCCAGCACTTTGGGGCTTGGAGATGCGGGAAACATAGATATTAATGTCTCAGATGCCATAACTATGGTTGGAGGAGGATTCTTTACCGGAATTCAGAGCAATGTTGAATCCGGAGCAAATGCTAATGGGGGGAATATAAATGTTGTAGCTGGGTCACTGTCTATTCTTGATGGCGCTCAAGTACAAACCCTCGTTCGTCAAGCTGCTGGTACTGTCCCTGCCGGACAAGGAAATGCTGGCAACATCAATATTAATGTTCGAGATGCTTTTACCCTTGATGGTGTCAATTTTGTGCCAAGTTCAGTTATTAGCGGTTTGGATTTTAGAGCTACAGGCAAAGGCGGAAATATTGATATTGAAGCGGGTTCGTTTTCTGTCACCAATGGTGCTCAGTTAACTGCTAGCACCTTTGGACTTGGAGATGCAGGAAACATAGATATTAATGTATCGAATCATCTCACTGTAGCTGGAGTAAATGCCGGATTTACTAGTCGATTTACCAGTAATGTTGGAGTGGGAGGAGTTGGCAACGGTGGCGATATCAACATTCAAACTAACTCGCTTTCCATCACAGATGGCGCTCAAGTACAAACCCTCGTTCGTGAAGCTGCTGGTAACGCCCCTGCCGGACAAGGAAATGCTGGCAACATCAATATTAATGTTCGAGATGCTTTTACCCTTGATGGTGTCAATGTTGCGCCAAGTACAGTTACTAGCGATTTAGATTTTGGAGCTACAGGCAGAGCCGGAAATATTGATATTGAAGCGGGTTCGTTTTCTATTACCAATGGCGCTCAATTAAGCGCTAACACCTTTGGACTTGGAGATGCAGGAAACATAGATATTGATGTATCGAATAACTTCACTGTAGCTGGCGTGAATGCCGGATTGCCTAGTCGAGTCACCAGCAAGGTTGGAGTGGGAGGAGTTGGCAACGGTGGCGATATCAACATTCAAGCTAACTCGCTTTCCGTCACAGATGGTGCTGGAGTACAAACATTTGTTAGTAAAGCTGCTGGTACCGTCCCTGCCGGACAAGGCAATGCTGGCAATATAAATATTAATGTTCGAGATGCTTTTACCCTTGATGGTGTCAATTTTGTGCCAAGTACAGTTACTAGCAGTTTAGGTGTTAGAGCTACAGGCAGAGGCGGAGACATTGATATTGAAGCGGGTTCGTTTTCTGTCACCAATGGGGCTCAGTTAACTGCCAGCACTTGGGGACTTGGAGATGCGGGAAACATAGATATTAATGTATCGAATAATCTCACTGTAGCTGGAGTGAATGCCGGATTTCCTAGTAAAGTCGCTAGTAATGTTGAAGTGGGAGGAGTTGGCAACGGTGGCGATATCAACATTCAAGCTAACTCGCTTTCCATCACAGATGGTGCTGGAGTGCAAGCCCTAGTTAATCGAGCTTTTAATTCATTCCCGGCAGGACAAGGCAACGCTGGCAACATCACAGTAACAGCGTCGGAGTCTATAGAACTAATCGGCGCTTTAGCTAATGGGCTATTTAGTAACTTACTGACTCAAACCGAATCAGGCACTACCGGAAATTCGGGAAACTTGTCGATTACTACAGGACGGTTAACGGTTAGGGACGGAGCACGGGTATCAACTAGTGTGGCAGGTATAGGGAAGGGTGGCAACTTGACTGTTGCTGCTTCTGATTCAGTAGAAGTAATTGGCACGGTAACCACAGCTAATGGAATACGTTACAGCAGCTTGATTACTCAAACTGAAGAGTTAGGTGGAAATGCTGGAAACTTGACGCTTGAGACAGGACGGTTGCTGGTTCAGGATGGAAATTTATCAACAACGACTTTTAGTGCTGGAGAGGGAGGAAATCTCAGCGTTACTGCCGATTTAGTTGAAGCGAGAGGATTGTTTGCTGGCTTGGGTGCTTTAGCTGGAAGTAGTGGGGATGCTGGAGATTTAACCATTGATACAGAGAAGTTAATAATTCAAGACGGCGCAGTAGTTTCGACATTAACTTTGGGTGAAGGACAGGCTGGAAATCTGAATGTCACTGCCAGAGAATCTGTGGAAGTGAATGGTATGTCACCCGATGGTCAAGCTGTTAGTTCTCTATCTACGGAAACTTATAGTCGTGCAAATGCAGGAGATTTAACAATCTCCACTCGACAACTCAGTATTCGGGATGGAGCTAAAGTATCAGCTTCTAGCTTTGGGGCAGGGAACGGCGGCAATTTAACCGTAACTGCCTCTGAGTTTATCGAACTGAGCGGCATTTCACCCGATGGTCAAACGTTTAGTAATTTGTCTGCCAGTGCTTCAGGAACTGGAACGGGTGGCAACGTGAACATTTCAACGGGTCGGTTGACGGTTAGAGAAGGAGCAGCTGTATCAACGTTGACGGCAGGTAAAGGTGATGGAGGAGATATAGTTGTCACGGCTTCCGAGTTAGTAGAAGTCATTGGTATCGCACCCAATAATCGCGCTCCCAGTGGCATATCCACTCAAGCAACGTTAGAGTCGGAGGGCAACGCCGGGGATTTAACGATTAACACAGAGCAATTAGTTGTCCGAGATGGGTCTCAAGTATCAGCTGGTACCCTTGGTCGTGGTGATGGAGGAACCTTAACGGTGACTGCCTCCGAATCAGTAGATTTGATGGGTAGCAGTGGCTTGGTCACTAACACTGAGTTAGCCATGGGAGGAGACGCGGGAGACTTAACGATTAACACAGAGCGATTGATTGTCCGAGATGGGGCTCAAGTATTAACTTCTACCTTGGGTCGGGGTGATGGAGGGACATTGAGCATAAATGCTTCTGAGTTGATACAGGTCATCGGGGAAGCAGCCAATGGACGACCCAGCGTTTTGGCGACTGGAACTAGGGAAGAGGCGACAGGAAATGCCGGAAACTTAAACCTTGAGACAAGCCAGTTAATCATTCGAGATGGGGCAGGAGTATTAGCTTCTACGTTTGGCAGTGGTAATGGAGGAAAATTGAGCATAAATGCTTCTGAGTTAGTACAGGTCATTGGGGAAGCTGCCAATGGACAACCCAGCTTTTTGTGGACTCAAACTAATGAAGAGGCGACAGGAAATGCCGGAAACTTAAACCTTGATACCAGCCAGTTAATCATTCAAGATGGAGGTCAAGTCTCTACTCTAACGTCTAGCCTCGGCAAAGGTGGCGACTTAACCATAGAAACCTTAGACTTCGTGGAAGTCGTGGGGACTACAACCGATGGTAGCATTCCCAGTAACCTGAGTGCTGGTTCTTTAGGTAACAGCGATTCTGGAGACCTCAGGATTAACACAGGACGACTGCTCATCCGGGATGGAGGACAGTCAACAACAGGAACTTTTGGTGCGGGCAAGGGGGGTAATCTGATTGTAGACGCCTCAGAGTTTGTGGAAGTAACTGGCACAGGTCTGAGAGGAAACAACAGTGCCTTATCTACAATCGCTGCTTCAGGTTCCACAGGAGATGCTGGAGATTTATTGCAAATCGATACAGGAAAGTTAATCATCCGGAATCGGGGCGCGGTTGCCGCTTCTACATTTGGCACAGGAGCGGCAGGTGGCTTAGTTATCAATGCTTCTGAATCTGTGTCTCTGAACAATCAGGCGCGTTTGTTGACTAATTCAATGAGTGTTGGTAAGGCTGGGGATATGAGGATTACCACACCACAGTTAACTCTTCAGGATAACTCCCAGGTCTCTGCGGCTACCGTATCCAGTCAAGGTGGAGGAATCACCTTACAAGGTTTAGACACCTTGCAAGTCAATAACAGCTTTATTTCTGCTTCTACTGAAACAGGTACAGCTGGAAAATTGACGGTTAATGCGGCTGACTCTGTACAACTGACAGGAGCAGGCGGTTTGTCTGTGGAAGCCACCAATGGCGGTACGGCTGGAGACTTAACTGTTACAACTCAGGAACTTCAGGTAAACGAGGGAGCGCAAGTTACCGTCAGCAGTCCCCAAGGACAAGCCGGAAATCTAACCATTGCGGCGGATTCCATCGTCCTCAATCAAGGCACAATCTTTGCTGAAACCGGAATCAGTGGCGCACAAGGCGGTGCCAATATTACTCTGGACGATTTAAACCTGCTATTCCTAGAAAACGAAAGCCTAATTTCTGCTAGCGCCCTCGCTGACGCCAACGGCGGTAACGTGACAATTGACTCCACATTCATTATCGCCTTACCCCCAACGGGTACAGAAGGGAGCGATATTATTGCCAATGCAGTGCAAGGAAACGGAGGGCAAGTTAGCGTTACTACTCAAGGACTATTTGATATTGCATTTCGACCCCAACGTACTCCCTTAAACGACATTACCGTTAGTTCTGAATTTGGACTAGATGGTGTGTTTGTGGAAAATCGACCCGATATTGACCCGAACCGGGGATTAACCGAATTAGAAAATAACTTTGTTGATGCAGAACGCCTGATTGACCGTTCCTGTAATGCGGGAGGTGCAGCATTAGCCAGTAGCTTTATTTTCACAGGTCGCGGCGGTATCCCACCGAGTCCCCTAGATGTTCTGGAGAGTGACGTAATGGTCAGTAATTGGGTAAGTTTAGATGAAGAGACTCCAACTCAAACGCAACCAGAATCTGTCACGCCCAATTCAAGTCAACCTCGGCAAATTATTGAAGCGCAAGGGTGGGTGAAACTGGCAAATGGGCAGATAATTTTGGTGGCGGAATCGCCCACAGTCACACCTCAGGTGAATTGGCAAAACGCCACAGGCTGTGAAAGTCCTGAATAA
- a CDS encoding glycogen/starch/alpha-glucan phosphorylase, with protein sequence MNNQVFEPNSDQPIQSNVCLPEIKVEDDRTGMTVETLKRAFADNLYYIQGKNEFLATPYDYYMALAYTVRDRLLHRWINTATTYLQKEVKTVYYLSAEFLMGRQLSNNLLNLNMYDRVCQALEESGLKLDDLIALEPEPGLGNGGLGRLAACFLDSLATLEIPAVGYGIRYEFGIFDQRIEEGAQVEHPDKWLRFGNPWEIRRPELTVTVKLGGHTEGYHDEKGQYRVRWIPDRKVLGTPYDTPVPGYHNNTVNSLRLWRAGASEEFNFQVFDSGDYSGAVTDKIFSENISKVLYPNDNTSQGQQLRLEQQYFFVSCSLQDIINTYRRTHRNFDQFHEKVAIQLNDTHPSIGIAELMRLLIDKYKLGWNRAWYITKHTFGYTNHTLLSEALERWHVRLFERLLPRHLEIIYEINHRFLEQVKVKYPGDGERLQRMSLIEEGGEKFVRMAHLACVGSHSINGVAALHTELLKERVLHDFYEMFPERFNNKTNGITPRRWLLLSNPQLSNLITEKIGDSWVTHLQDLQKLEAFADDPEFRQRFATIKQQHKQELVDYILLFNDVEVDPNSLFDVQVKRLHEYKRQLLDVLYIITLYNRIKRNPGIEILPRTFIFAGKAAPGYYMAKLVIRLINAVAKVVNNDPDVAGRIKVVFMEGFSVSLGQKIYPAANLSEQISMAGKEASGTGNMKFALNGALTIGTLDGANIEIREAVGADNFFLFGLTAQEVYDLKSRGYNPMDYYHSNAQLKEVIDRIASGEFCPEHPDLFKPIVDSLLYKDEYLLFADYQSYIDCQDRVSHAYRDQENWIRMSILNTARTGKFSSDRTIREYCQDIWQVEPITIDIEEYVQEEAGLKVTKPPLHI encoded by the coding sequence ATGAATAACCAAGTTTTTGAACCCAATAGCGATCAACCCATCCAGTCGAATGTCTGCCTCCCGGAAATTAAAGTAGAAGACGATCGCACCGGGATGACGGTGGAGACGCTAAAACGTGCCTTTGCCGATAACTTGTACTATATCCAGGGCAAGAACGAGTTCTTAGCCACCCCCTACGATTACTACATGGCTCTGGCTTATACGGTACGCGATCGCTTGCTGCATCGGTGGATTAATACCGCGACAACCTACCTGCAAAAAGAGGTCAAGACTGTTTATTATCTCTCGGCAGAGTTTTTAATGGGTCGTCAGTTAAGCAATAACTTGCTCAACTTGAATATGTACGACCGAGTTTGTCAAGCCCTAGAAGAATCCGGATTAAAGCTGGATGACTTAATTGCACTCGAACCTGAACCCGGACTGGGAAATGGCGGGTTAGGACGTTTAGCTGCCTGTTTTTTGGATTCCCTCGCCACCTTAGAAATTCCCGCCGTTGGCTATGGAATTCGCTATGAATTTGGCATCTTCGATCAGCGTATTGAAGAAGGCGCTCAAGTCGAACATCCGGATAAATGGCTGCGTTTCGGCAACCCCTGGGAAATCCGCCGTCCCGAGTTAACCGTTACGGTCAAGTTGGGCGGACATACCGAAGGGTATCATGATGAGAAGGGTCAGTATCGAGTGCGTTGGATTCCCGATCGCAAAGTCTTAGGAACCCCCTACGATACACCCGTACCGGGATACCATAACAACACCGTCAATAGTCTACGTCTGTGGCGAGCCGGAGCCTCCGAAGAGTTCAACTTCCAAGTATTTGACAGTGGAGACTATTCGGGCGCGGTGACAGACAAAATTTTCTCTGAAAATATTTCCAAAGTCCTGTATCCTAACGATAATACCTCTCAAGGTCAACAACTACGCCTAGAACAGCAGTATTTCTTCGTCAGCTGTTCACTCCAAGACATCATCAACACCTACCGCCGCACACACCGGAACTTTGACCAGTTCCACGAAAAAGTCGCTATCCAACTCAATGACACCCATCCCTCAATTGGGATTGCTGAATTAATGCGGCTGTTGATCGATAAATATAAATTGGGATGGAACCGAGCCTGGTACATCACCAAGCACACCTTCGGCTATACCAACCATACCCTGCTATCCGAAGCCCTAGAGCGTTGGCACGTCCGCTTATTCGAGCGTTTACTACCGCGACATCTGGAAATTATCTACGAAATTAACCACCGCTTCCTGGAACAGGTCAAAGTGAAATATCCTGGAGATGGGGAGCGGTTGCAACGCATGTCCCTGATTGAGGAAGGTGGGGAAAAATTCGTCCGCATGGCACACCTCGCTTGTGTCGGTAGCCATAGCATTAACGGTGTAGCCGCACTCCATACAGAATTACTCAAGGAACGAGTGCTACACGACTTCTATGAAATGTTCCCAGAACGATTCAATAACAAAACCAATGGCATTACCCCGCGTCGCTGGCTATTGCTGAGTAATCCCCAACTTTCCAACTTGATTACGGAAAAAATTGGTGATAGTTGGGTGACTCACCTGCAAGACTTGCAAAAACTGGAAGCCTTTGCCGATGATCCAGAATTTCGCCAACGGTTTGCCACGATTAAGCAGCAGCATAAGCAAGAGTTGGTGGACTATATTCTACTGTTTAATGACGTAGAAGTCGATCCCAATTCCTTGTTTGATGTCCAGGTGAAGCGATTACATGAATACAAGCGTCAGTTACTCGATGTTTTGTATATCATTACCCTCTATAACCGGATCAAGCGCAATCCAGGCATCGAAATTCTGCCCCGAACCTTCATTTTTGCAGGCAAGGCAGCTCCGGGCTATTATATGGCGAAGTTGGTGATCCGGTTGATTAATGCAGTCGCTAAAGTGGTCAACAACGACCCCGATGTGGCTGGTCGGATTAAAGTGGTGTTTATGGAAGGATTTTCTGTCTCCTTGGGTCAGAAGATTTACCCGGCGGCTAATCTTTCCGAGCAAATTTCCATGGCAGGTAAGGAAGCTTCCGGCACAGGCAATATGAAGTTTGCCTTGAATGGAGCGCTAACGATTGGCACTCTGGATGGAGCAAATATTGAGATTCGGGAAGCTGTGGGGGCTGATAACTTCTTCTTGTTTGGTTTAACCGCACAAGAGGTTTATGACTTGAAATCCCGGGGCTACAATCCTATGGATTACTACCATAGTAATGCTCAATTAAAAGAAGTGATTGATCGCATTGCTTCGGGTGAATTCTGTCCTGAACATCCGGACTTGTTTAAGCCAATTGTGGATTCACTCCTCTACAAAGATGAGTACCTGTTGTTTGCCGACTATCAATCGTACATCGATTGCCAAGATCGCGTCAGTCATGCCTATCGCGACCAAGAGAATTGGATTCGCATGTCCATTTTGAATACAGCTCGCACTGGGAAGTTTTCCTCAGACCGCACAATCCGAGAGTATTGTCAAGATATCTGGCAGGTTGAACCGATCACGATTGACATTGAGGAATATGTGCAAGAAGAAGCCGGGTTGAAGGTGACGAAGCCACCCCTTCATATTTAA
- a CDS encoding trypsin-like serine protease has product MTFTLSNFKSITLLSAVSLLTPVIITEPAQAASFNTNLIQTQVQPLYTTTGNPDDYLVSPGTGYDGVAQLSLGGVWGSSCTGGLLGTGAHILTAAHCLTDDFGNLDVWDGTATFELSTGDINLSVADIFVHDDWTGDIYNGYDIAILELTDIAPDTVDRYDIYRNNNEVGKIGKKVGYGGSGNGNVGDVFWDGLKRSGQNRYDASGDLFNQLLSDNFSDSLLAYDFDNGLAANDAFGYWFGDDYADLGLGLNEVSAASGDSGSPTFIDGAIAGVTSFMLRVYYLDGISSDIDDALNSSFGEFSFDTRASSYTNWIDDILTRWQPPTPPVVDNPVPTPPVVNDPGDDIDENLPSDDDIADDPIDNTPDDEIPDNPDDSIGDDSPSDPVSVPEPRSLAGLMAFATGLWLTKKKKVSR; this is encoded by the coding sequence ATGACTTTCACCTTGTCTAACTTCAAGTCTATAACTCTTCTCTCTGCAGTAAGTTTACTCACTCCCGTAATTATCACCGAACCTGCTCAAGCCGCTAGTTTCAACACCAACTTAATTCAGACACAAGTCCAGCCCCTCTATACGACAACGGGCAATCCCGATGATTATCTTGTATCTCCCGGAACTGGCTATGATGGCGTCGCTCAACTTTCTCTAGGTGGTGTTTGGGGAAGTTCTTGTACAGGTGGGCTATTAGGAACGGGCGCTCATATTCTCACGGCGGCTCATTGTCTCACTGATGATTTTGGGAATTTAGATGTTTGGGATGGCACAGCCACGTTTGAGTTATCAACAGGTGATATCAATCTCTCCGTTGCTGATATCTTTGTTCATGATGACTGGACGGGAGATATTTATAATGGCTATGATATTGCCATTTTAGAGCTAACCGATATTGCCCCAGATACAGTCGATCGCTATGATATTTATCGAAATAACAACGAAGTGGGTAAAATTGGCAAAAAAGTAGGTTATGGTGGGTCTGGAAATGGTAACGTTGGTGATGTATTTTGGGATGGGTTAAAGCGTTCCGGTCAGAATCGTTATGACGCTTCCGGAGATTTGTTTAATCAACTATTATCCGATAACTTCAGTGACTCCTTATTAGCTTACGACTTTGATAACGGACTGGCAGCGAATGATGCATTTGGCTATTGGTTTGGCGATGATTATGCTGACTTAGGGTTAGGGCTAAATGAAGTAAGTGCAGCATCAGGGGATTCCGGAAGTCCCACATTCATCGATGGCGCGATCGCAGGAGTGACTTCCTTTATGTTACGAGTTTATTACCTTGATGGTATTTCCTCTGATATTGACGATGCCCTCAATTCTTCCTTCGGCGAGTTTTCCTTTGATACCCGTGCGTCATCTTACACGAATTGGATCGACGATATTCTAACCCGTTGGCAGCCTCCAACGCCTCCTGTTGTAGACAATCCAGTACCTACGCCTCCTGTTGTAAACGATCCAGGGGATGACATTGATGAAAACTTACCGAGTGATGATGATATTGCCGATGATCCAATCGACAATACTCCAGATGACGAGATTCCTGATAACCCAGATGATAGTATTGGTGACGATAGTCCAAGTGATCCAGTGTCCGTACCCGAACCTAGAAGTTTAGCTGGACTGATGGCATTCGCGACAGGATTATGGCTAACCAAAAAGAAAAAGGTGAGCCGTTGA